The following proteins are co-located in the Helicobacter acinonychis genome:
- the waaF gene encoding lipopolysaccharide heptosyltransferase II, whose protein sequence is MSVSAPKRMRILLRLPNWLGDGVMASSLFYTLKNHYPNAHFILVGPKITCELFKKDEQIEAVFIDDTKKSFFRLSATYKLAQKIGRCDMAIALNNHFYSAFLLYATKTPIRIGFAQFFRSFFLSHAITVAPKEYHQVEKYCFLFSQFLKKELDKKSVLPLKLAFNLPTHTPNTPKKIGFNPSASYGSAKRWLASYYAEVAAILLEKGYEIYFFGAKEDAIVSEEILKSIKGLLKNPLLFHNAYNLCGKTSIEELIERIATLDLFITNDSGPMHVATGTQTPLIALFGPTNEKETSPYKAQKAIVLNHHLSCSPCKKRVCPLKNGRNHLCMKSITPLEVIQAASTLLQES, encoded by the coding sequence ATGAGCGTAAGTGCACCCAAACGCATGCGCATTTTATTGCGTTTGCCTAATTGGCTGGGCGATGGGGTGATGGCAAGCTCGCTTTTTTACACCCTTAAAAACCACTACCCTAACGCGCATTTTATCTTAGTGGGTCCAAAAATCACTTGCGAACTTTTCAAAAAAGATGAGCAAATAGAAGCCGTTTTCATAGACGACACCAAAAAATCCTTTTTTAGGTTATCAGCCACCTACAAACTCGCTCAAAAAATAGGGCGTTGCGATATGGCCATCGCTTTAAACAACCATTTTTATTCCGCTTTTTTGCTCTATGCGACAAAAACGCCTATTCGCATCGGTTTTGCCCAATTTTTTCGTTCTTTTTTCCTTAGCCATGCAATAACTGTTGCCCCCAAAGAGTATCATCAAGTGGAAAAATATTGCTTTTTGTTTTCACAATTTTTAAAAAAAGAATTAGATAAAAAAAGCGTTTTACCCTTAAAACTAGCCTTTAACCTTCCCACTCACACCCCAAACACCCCTAAAAAAATCGGCTTCAACCCTAGTGCAAGCTATGGGAGCGCTAAAAGGTGGTTAGCTTCTTATTACGCTGAAGTCGCTGCTATTTTGTTAGAAAAAGGGTATGAAATTTATTTTTTTGGGGCTAAAGAAGATGCTATCGTTTCTGAAGAAATTTTAAAGTCCATTAAAGGCTTGTTGAAAAACCCCTTATTATTTCATAACGCTTATAATCTGTGTGGGAAAACCAGCATTGAAGAATTAATAGAGCGCATCGCTACTTTAGATTTATTCATCACTAATGATAGCGGTCCTATGCATGTGGCTACTGGCACACAAACCCCCTTAATCGCTCTTTTTGGCCCCACTAATGAAAAAGAGACTAGCCCCTATAAAGCCCAAAAAGCCATTGTATTAAACCATCATTTAAGCTGTTCGCCTTGCAAAAAACGAGTCTGCCCCTTAAAGAATGGAAGAAACCATTTGTGCATGAAATCCATCACGCCCCTTGAAGTTATTCAAGCCGCCTCTACTCTTTTACAAGAAAGTTAA
- a CDS encoding flagellar protein — MKKQILTGVLLSVLAVSSAYAHKGKEDTKKPGLSSQLVAHKGKEDTKKPELSSQLVAHKGKEDTKKPELSSQLVAHKGKEDTKKPELSSQLVAHKGKEDTKKPELSSQLVAHKGKEDTKKPKKSVA; from the coding sequence ATGAAAAAGCAAATCTTGACAGGCGTTTTGTTATCAGTTTTAGCGGTGAGTTCTGCATACGCTCACAAAGGCAAAGAAGACACTAAAAAACCTGGGTTAAGCTCTCAATTAGTGGCTCACAAAGGCAAAGAAGACACTAAAAAACCTGAGTTAAGCTCTCAATTAGTGGCTCACAAAGGCAAAGAAGACACTAAAAAACCTGAGTTAAGCTCTCAATTAGTGGCTCACAAAGGCAAAGAAGACACTAAAAAACCTGAGTTAAGCTCTCAATTAGTGGCTCACAAAGGCAAAGAAGACACTAAAAAACCTGAGTTAAGCTCTCAATTAGTGGCTCACAAAGGCAAAGAAGACACTAAAAAACCCAAAAAATCAGTAGCTTAA